Part of the Hallerella porci genome is shown below.
ATGGCGAACTTCGAAAATCTCTTTGGAAAACAACTCGCCGAGCATTTAAAAATCATCGATTTAAAGAACTCTATTTTGGTCTTAAAAGCCTCCAATTCCGTGTGGAAAACCGAATCGGAATACCAAAAAAAAGCTATAATTGAACGGTGTAATGGACTCCTTGGCGCGAAGTGCGTTAAGAACATCCGATTCGTTTAATTTCGATTTTTTTTTGAGGTTTTCATGGCTGAAGAATATAGTGGCTCGAGCATTACCGTTCTTGAAGGACTCGAAGCAGTTCGCGTTCGTCCGGCAATGTACATCGGTTCGACCGATTCCGTGGGCCTCCATCAGCTGGTTTGGGAAGTGGTGGACAACTCGGTGGACGAAGCTCTCGCGGGCTTTTGCACGCATATCGAAGTGACCATTTTACCGGGCAACGGAATCCGCGTCGTCGATAATGGTCGCGGCATCCCAACGGATATTCACCCGAAAGAGCACGTGGGCACGATTCAAGTCGTGATGACGAAACTCCACGCTGGCGGAAAATTCGACAGCAATTCGTATAAAGTTTCTGCGGGTCTTCACGGTGTGGGCGTGAGTTGTGTAAACGCGCTTTCGACAAAGCTCATCGTGACGGTGCGCCGCAACGGTCGCGTGATTCAGCAAGAATTTTCGAAGGGTAAACCGCTCGCCGATCAGAAAGACATCGGCGCTTCGGACGGAACGACGGGAACAACCGTTGAATATTATCCGGACGATTCGATTTTTACAGAAACCGTTTACGATTACGCAACTCTCGCTGAACGTTTCCGCGAGCTCGCTTTCCTCATGAGCGGACTTCGCATTTCGTTAACCGATGAACGCACTCCGGATGGTAAAAAAGATTCGTTCTATTTCCCGGGAGGCGTCTCGGCATTTGTCCGTTATGTGGACGAACATCGCAAACCGCTTTTTGATGAACCGATTCATATCACGACGACCGCAGGTACATATCCGCTGGAAGTCGCACTTTGGTACAACGACGGTTATCAAGAAAATTTCTTCAGCTTTGTGAACAATGTGAATACTCACGATGGCGGAACTCATGTCACCGGTTTTAAAACGGCGATGACCCGCATCATCGGAAAGTATGCGCAAGAAATTCTTCCGAAGGGCAAGAAAGATACGCAGATTGCTGCTGACGATATCCGCGAAGGTTTGACCGCAGTTATCTCGATTAAAATTCCGCAGCCGCAGTTCGAAGGCCAGACGAAACGCCGTTTGGGAAACTCCGAAGTCGCCGGTTTGGTGAATACCGCTTTCGGTGCAAAAATTGATGAATACTTTGCCGAAAATCCTGCGATTGTCAAAGCGATTGTCGATAAAGTTTACAACGCTGCAGTTGCCCGCGAAGCTGCACACAAAGCCCGCAATCTCGCTCGTCGCAAGAACATTCTCGAAAGTGGTGGACTTCCGGGAAAACTCGCCGACTGCAGTGAACGCGATCCAGCGAAATGTGAACTTTTCATTGTGGAAGGTGACTCTGCAGGTGGTTCTGCAAAGCAAGGACGTCGCCGTGAATTTCAAGCGATTCTTCCGCTCCGCGGTAAAATTTTGAATGTGGAAAAAGCGGGCCTTGACCGCGTTTTGAACGCTGATACTATTCAGGATTTGGTGAACGCACTCGGCTGTGGCATTGGCAACGAATTCAAATTGGAAAAACTCCGCTATCACAAAGTGATTATCATGACCGATGCGGATGTGGACGGTTCTCACATTCAAACTCTTTTGCTCACGTTCTTCTTCCGCTATATGCGTCCGCTCGTCGATGGCGGTTATGTCTTCATTGCGCAGCCGCCTCTCTTCCGTTTGGCGCAAGGCAAGAAGACGATTCGTTACATCTTCG
Proteins encoded:
- the gyrB gene encoding DNA topoisomerase (ATP-hydrolyzing) subunit B — encoded protein: MAEEYSGSSITVLEGLEAVRVRPAMYIGSTDSVGLHQLVWEVVDNSVDEALAGFCTHIEVTILPGNGIRVVDNGRGIPTDIHPKEHVGTIQVVMTKLHAGGKFDSNSYKVSAGLHGVGVSCVNALSTKLIVTVRRNGRVIQQEFSKGKPLADQKDIGASDGTTGTTVEYYPDDSIFTETVYDYATLAERFRELAFLMSGLRISLTDERTPDGKKDSFYFPGGVSAFVRYVDEHRKPLFDEPIHITTTAGTYPLEVALWYNDGYQENFFSFVNNVNTHDGGTHVTGFKTAMTRIIGKYAQEILPKGKKDTQIAADDIREGLTAVISIKIPQPQFEGQTKRRLGNSEVAGLVNTAFGAKIDEYFAENPAIVKAIVDKVYNAAVAREAAHKARNLARRKNILESGGLPGKLADCSERDPAKCELFIVEGDSAGGSAKQGRRREFQAILPLRGKILNVEKAGLDRVLNADTIQDLVNALGCGIGNEFKLEKLRYHKVIIMTDADVDGSHIQTLLLTFFFRYMRPLVDGGYVFIAQPPLFRLAQGKKTIRYIFDEGELASIDSGEKKNYDIQRYKGLGEMNPEQLAETTMNPETRIMKKCHVSDGVLADNVFSMLMGEDVEPRRKFIEENAYKVINDLDI
- a CDS encoding DUF721 domain-containing protein; this translates as MSQEENSPHLHKLRDLTHASLLLSRIFAAGEIGEKQNLFTLMANFENLFGKQLAEHLKIIDLKNSILVLKASNSVWKTESEYQKKAIIERCNGLLGAKCVKNIRFV